A genomic stretch from Polyangium spumosum includes:
- the rpoZ gene encoding DNA-directed RNA polymerase subunit omega translates to MARVTVEDCLEREENRFALVVLASNRTRQLMKGAEPLLKTRNKPAVTSLREIAAGKVHFHRNSSEVVYEWLRHQHALDR, encoded by the coding sequence ATGGCACGTGTCACCGTCGAAGATTGCCTCGAGCGTGAAGAGAACCGCTTCGCCCTCGTCGTCCTGGCCTCGAACCGCACCCGGCAGCTCATGAAGGGCGCCGAGCCGCTGCTGAAGACGAGGAACAAACCTGCCGTGACGAGCTTGCGCGAGATCGCGGCGGGCAAGGTGCACTTCCACCGGAACTCCTCGGAAGTCGTGTACGAGTGGCTCCGCCACCAGCACGCCCTCGACCGCTGA